Sequence from the Candidatus Zixiibacteriota bacterium genome:
GAACCAGTAGGTGCAGATAGTAAGAAGAAGCCACGAGATCAACTGGTGGATACTAAAGGGATCATCAAACCAATTGTCAGTTCTTAGCAGCGCCTGAGCCAGGATCAGTTCCCAGGCAAAAAAGCGATAGAAGCCGTGGGAGCGCCTATCGCGCAGGCTTGATCGGGACAGCCAGAAAAGTCCGACCGACACGACGATGAAGACGGCTTCTTTGTACTGAAACAGCATCTGTTCTTCTCAGCGGGGTTGTTAGCTTTAGCTGTGGTGTCATCGTCCGAAGATGCAACTAACACCTTCGTGGCTCCCCTGTCCAGTAGAAATCTACCACCGACCAACAGCGCCATTTCGCCCCAACCCTCCCCATAAAAAAACCCCCGCCGGCTAAGCAGGGGTCTGGTCTAACAAAACTGGCTGGTAAACAACCAAGTTCTGAGACAGGTACCATGCAACCTTTGTGCCGGTTGGTGGCCCCAAGATGGCCTTCCCGATTAAAGCTCCTGCCGGCAGCACGTTTCGCGGTGATGATTCATACCGGCAGACTCTCAAACAGTCTCCAACAGGCGATTCCTGTAGGTGGACCGTTGACGCCTGTGCAGTCGGGTGCAGGGTCGGAGACCGTCCAGATGCAACCTGGTTCGGTCATTGAGCAATAACGTGCTTACATCCGGGCCAAAAGAGAGATTCCGGGCCTGGTGTAGAGCCTGTCTGGTGCCTGTTCGTTCACCCTTCGACTACGCTCAGGGTGACAGGGCCAGCTGCTCTCTGGGTGGCCTGGTCAGGCCGAGACAGGCGTATCGACGCAGATATCGGCCAAAGGGAAGGTAGTGGTGATTGATGTGCCCTGAGACAGGGCTGACTCTATAGACAACTTGCCGCCGTGATTCTCTATGATTCGCTTGCAAACAAGCAGACCAAAGCCGTGGCCGTCCTTTTTGGTAGTGAACTTTTCAGCAAAAGCCTTCTCCAACAGGGCCGGCTCCATACCGGCCCCTGAGTCACTGATGGTCATGGCAAACATTCCATGGGCGCGGTCGATGGTGATACCCACGTTAATCTCGCGTCGGGCGCATTCGATAGTTGCATCGGCGGCGTTGTTGAACAGGTTGTACAGCAACTGCTGGATATGGGTGGCATCGGCTTCAAACAGAATCGGATCTTTCAGAGCTGCAATGTTGAGAGACACGCCGGCAAACCGCTTTTGTGGTTTGAGATAGTCGACCACCTCCATCAGAAGCTGATCGAACCGAATGGCTTCCTTCTTCGAAGCGATCGGCGTCAGGTCCATCAAGTTCCCGGTGAAGGTCTTGATCTTATCGATGTTATCGAGAATCGCATGGAGATACCTGGGGAGTTCGTCGTAGTTCTGCTTTTTGAGATGGAAATCCAGGAGCGACAGGTTGCCGGTGACGACACCCAGGAAATTGTTCAGCTCGTGGCCGATCTCGGCCGACATCTCACCACGCGTGGCCATTTTCTCAAGCTGAATGGTCTCATCCTGTAGCTCTTTGAGACGTGCGTAGGCATCCTTGGCTTCTTCCAATAGAGTAATATTCTCAAGCGATAAGGCCAACTGGCTGGCGGTGATGGAGAGAAAGGTCAAATCGGTCTCTTTCAATGTATCCGATTCCTGATTTAGACCTATCATAAGCAGCCCATAGTGAGACCCGGCGCGACTCAGCGGCACCGTCACCACACGATGGGTCGGTTCCAGACAGGGCGGAAACAAGTATTCAACCAGGGAGGGGTCGGGACAGGCCAGGTACAAGGGATGTTGATGAATGTCGTTGACATAAAACGGAGCTTCCAACAGTTCCGGATCGATGGCGCTCAGGCAGGCCGTCAGGGGCTGATCGGCCAGCGTGGTTTCTTCGGTCTGGTCATCGACGATGGAGACCCTTCTGCAGTCTGCCCCGAGGCTGTCCCAGTAGAGGGCGACGCCGTGCGTCGAACGGCAGTGGACCATGGCGAATTTCAAAGAAAGAGTGGTAAGCGACTTTCGATCTCCGGCCGTATAAAGCATCTGACTCAGGTCCGAGAGACGTTCAAGCTGGACGCCGCCGTCTTTGTCGGCCGCCAATTGACGAATTTTCAGGACTGCTTTGTCGACCGCCTGTCTGATCTCCTTCAGTTCGAACGGTTTTAGAATATACTCAAAAGCACCCTGCTTGATAGCATCCTTGGCAGAGTTCAGGTCGGCATAGCCGGTGATGAAGATGACCACAACGTCGGGACGAACCTCACGCGCTTTTGCGGCCAACTCGATGCCATTCATGTGCGGCATACGAATATCGGTTATAATCAGATCGACCGGAGTCTCTTCAACCAGTTTCAAGGCGTCAGGACCGTTGGACGCAACCTGGACCAGATGCCCTTCATCCTCCAGCATGTCGCGTACCAGGGAGAGGACGATTTCCTCGTCATCAGCCACGACAACATGGACGGGTTTTTCGTCAGTCTGGGTCATAGCGAAAGTGCTTTTGAGAGAACCTCTTCAACGGTTCGAGTGACCTCTTCCAGATCGAACGGTTTGGTCAGACAACCATAGGCGCCTGCCTCCTGAGCCAGTCGTGCCAGTTCATCGGGCAGGGAGTCGGTCATTATGAAACGTGAGGATGGACGGGCCGCCGTCACCTCGGTAAACACCTGATAACCATTTTTCCGAGGCATGTGTAAGTCACACAGGATAATGTCAAAGTCGCCATCCAGCGCCTGCTCGATACCATACTGACCGTCGACGGCTGAATCGACCTGATGACCTTGCTCACTCAAGTATTCGGTCAAAAGTTCTCTGATAACCTCTGAATCGTCCACAATCAAAATCCGAGCCATGAGTTACCTCACTGGGCGATACATTCAGCCACTGTGTTCATTAGGTCCGAGATCGAGAACGGCTTGGATAGAAACGCACACGCGCCACCCTTGGCCGAATCGCTGACGGAGAACAGAGTAGAGTAACCGCTGATGACCACAACCTGATAGTTTGGGTCCTGTTCGCGAGCGAATTTCACCACTTCTTCACCCGATACTCGGGGCATTTTCAGGTCGGTGATAATCAGATCGTATTTTGTCGACTTGATTTTTTCGATAGCTTCGTCACCGTCACAGGCCGTTGAAACCTGATAGTCTTCGCCGAGAACCTCAAGAAGAAACTCTCGGATGATCTCCTCATCATCTACAACTAAAATGGATTTGGCGGCTGAATCCTGCATGGTCCTAAGTTCAAACCTGTACGTCAGACTGTTTTGGTACCGTCTCACTTGAATTATCGGAAGCTGAGGCCGGTTTCTGAACAGGCAGAATAAGAGTAAACTTGGTTCCCCGACTAACGACCGAGTCGACTTTAATCTCGCCGCCGTGATCCTTGATAATACCGTAGCTGACCGAGAGCCCCAGTCCTGTTCCCTTGCCGACTTCTTTGGTGGTGAAGAACGGCTCGAATATCTTCTTGATCGTCTCCGGTTCAATGCCACTGCCCTGGTCGGCGATTTGCACTTCGACCGCTCCGCCGAACTCTCCCAGGGCCGGACTGAATCGCGACTTGATGCTAATCACACCCTGAGGCTTGGAAGCATGCATGGCATTGATAATCAAATTGGTGAATACTTGCTGCAACTGTCCGCCACTTCCCTGGATGATCGGCAGATTACTATCGAGTTCAAGACTCAACTCGATCTGGTTCATGTGTAGCTGATGCTCCACAAAGGTGACAGTATCCTCTATGGTCGCGTTGATATCGACATCTTCAAACTCGGTGGCCCGCCGTGAACGCGAGAACCTGAGAAGGTTTTGGACAATAGCCTTACAACGCCGCGCCTGGGTCTCGATATCGGTAAGGTAGCGAATGAAGCTCATCATCTCCTTGTTGTCGGGATCGGCGGTTTTCTTCTTCTTCATCTTCTCCAGAGCGAATTGAGCATAACCCAGAATCCCGCCAAGTGGGTTGTTCAGTTCATGGGCGACTCCGGCTGCAAGTTGACCGATAGCACTCATCTTCTCTGACTGGATCAACTGAGCCTGGGCATCTTCAAGTTCCAGGGTGCGCTGGATGATTTTCTCTTCGAGAGTACGGTTGTATTCCTCAATTTCGTTTCGTGTTTGCTGCAACGACTCAATCATCTTGTTAAATGTATTGGCCAGTTGACCGAGCTCGTCACTTTGATTTACACTTACACGCTGACTCAGATCCCCTCGTGCTACCTGGTCTGTTACATCGACCAGCATCTGTACCGGTTTGGTCACAAACCGAACAATGAAGGTGATAAAGAGAATAGTGATAGCCACGACCAGCAGGGTAAGGATTATAGCGGCCACTCTCGCTTCAGCAATAGCCTCATTGACCGCTTCGAGGCTCAAAACCAGTTTGATGTCCCCGAGGTGTTCGCGAACAAAGGTCTTGGTCAAGGAACGATCAATACCACCTGTGATGCCGAGATTTTCGCGATCCAGTTTTTCCACCCGTGACATCACCGGGTAGTTCATTTCGATGTAGACCTTGCCTGTGGCGTCTTCAACGTAGTAGTCATGGCAGTAGGCGGCATCGGGATCGTTGGGGTGGCTGATTTCTCTGAGCCGAATTGCCGAATCTACATCCCACTGTCCGAGTTGCGAGAGTATCTCACCCTCAAGGTTGTAGATTGTCGCACACCGAATATCCTCGAAAACCGAGAACTTGTCCAGCAATTCATCCAGTTCCTGCGTGTCCTCAAACAACACGCCGCTTTCGGCTTGCAGGGCGAGTATGCGAACCATTGTCTCGCCGTTCTTTTCGAGCCCCAAGCGGAAACCGTCTTCCTGTCTCTGGATCAGATAGGCGCTCATCACAAAAATGGAGCAAACCAGGATAACCGATATCGGCGCCACGAATTTGGTGCGAAGCTTGCAGCGGCTAATCATGCTCGGGAGGTTCATCGGTACACCTCCTTGGCCACTGCCACCAGATCGTCCGGGATTGTAATACCCACGTGTCCGGCGGTTTTTTCATTGTAATGGAACCAGACGAAATCGGCCTGGGTAACAGGAATCTGGCCCGGGTTTCTTCCGGCCAATATACGCTTGACAATCTCACCGGCTTGTTGACCGATTGCCTTGTAGTCAAAATCCAGCGCGAACAACGCGCCCGACTCTACCACGTGCCGCGAAAAACCCATGAACGGGACGCCCTTGCGGAGCGTGTTCATCAGGATGTATCGGGTGGATCGCGGGTCAAACAGATTTGGGTCGGCAACGCTCCAGATACCGTCGGTGATCTTGGCCAGAGAGTCGAGCGCTTTGGGTAGCTCTTTGAAATCGTTTACAAGCATCGGCACCAAAGTGATACCGGCGTTGTCTGCCACCACCCTGGCGTGAGCGATCAGTGCGGCTGTATTGTCCGTGTACAATACACCGACATCTTTCAGTCCGGGAATTATCTTCTTGAAATACTTAAACTGGAGATCGACCGGAACGTTGAGCGAGGCGCCGGTAATACTGCCTCCGGGCTTGGCCATCGACTTGACATAGCCCGAAAGAACCGGGTACTTTACCGCCGAGAAAACCGTGGGGACATTTTCAATATTGGTTTTGGCGAACTCTGTGGCCGAACTGCCGACGGTCAGGATAACTTTGGGGGACACTTGGTCGAGCGAGTCGATGATGGTCAGGTTGCCGGCAACATTGTCGCCGACTTGAAACTCATGAAAGGTCGCACCGGGGTGTGTTCGCTTGATCACTTTGCGCGCACCCTGCAAAGTGCGCAGGGTGGACTTCAAGCTATCCCGGGTGATTATGCCTATATGAATATCCTCACCGGCCTGCGCGACAGCTGAGCCGGCCAGCAGATATAGAATCACCGCGCATACGAGCACTCTCTTGGACCACTCGTTCATTGGCGTACCGGACCGTATCTTATTGACAACGTTGACAATCCTATGCTGTTGGGCGCTCCCCCTTCTGGGTCCAGCACCACGGGTTGTATGGTCATAGCTATCGGACACAACGCGCAAAACTTGACAACCGATGCTGGGTCTGGGGGGATCGAGCAGGTCAGGGCAGCTGACCCATTGGTGATCGTCATTATAACAATCCACTTTTTGTTCTCAGGGGACCTTAAGATTTTTTTCACAGGACCGACCTTAGAATGTAAAGTGCATTCTGTCTAAGAAGCCGGAATCTGGAAAATACAATGTTCAAAATAACTCGTGCAGGAGGAGTTGCCTTGTACAAACAACTTCTATCGTTGTTCTTGCTCCCACTTGCAGTCCTGTTGCTCTTCGGAGCGACGTCACTTCACGCAAGTGTGAGCGGCAAGATATCGGGAGAGGTTTTAGACTCCCAAACCGGCGAACCGATCGTGGGGGCGACGGTTCGTATCTCAGGGACTAGTCTGGTAACACGAACGGATGATGACGGTGAGTATTTCATGATCAACATACCAGTTGGTAAATGCGATCTTTTCGTCACCTCCGTCGGTCATGAGACAATGACCAAGAAGGGAGTGCGTGTTCTGGTTGATCTGACTACACCCGTTGATTTCGAACTGGCTCAACAAGTCATCGAAATCGGTGGGGCGGTTGTCGTAGTGGCATCCAATCCGATCATCCAACTAGACCAGACGGAGTCGCGGATCACCTTCACCGCCGATCGACTGAAAGAACTACCCAACATAGTAACAGTTCAGTCGGTACTTACCAATTATCCCGGCGTAGTGATCGGTCGTGATCAGAATCTTCACGTCCGCGGCGGCCGGGACGGCCAGGTATCCTACTACTACGACGGATTCTCGATTCAGGATCCGTTCTACTCGACCTCCGGCATTCGGATAATGCCCACCGCCCTTGAAGAACTCTCACTGACGTCCGGCGGCTACACCGCCGAGTATGGTGAGGCGCTCTCAGGTGTGGTCAGGGCGGTGACTCGTGAGGGCGGACCGGAGTTCCACGGCGGGATAAAGCTCTACGAAGGGGCTACGCATCCGTATGACGTCACCACCGGCGACTGGGGTGATCTCACCCGGACCGGAAATCGGTCCGTTGCTTTCAACCTGTCCGGACCGCTGATGGGTTTTGATCCCAAACGTTTCAATTTCTTCACAGCCGGTGAGTATCTCACCGACGAAACATCCCTGCCGGCCAACGGGATGGACGCCTACACCTGGACAGCCAAAATCTCGGCACAGCCGACTCCACACTTGCGAGTAAAAAGTAATTTTACTTATCATGATCAGAGCGGCAGGCTGTACAACCATCGGGATGTGAACGGCATCTCCTATGATTTCAATCTTGATGGGTTACCATCGATGGAGCGGAATTCATATCTCTTGGGTCTGACCAGCAATTACAACTTCAGCGAAAGCGTAATCTGGTCGTCCACATTCAACGTCTTCAGCACCCGTACCTGGCGTGGCCCCAAGGACCTCATCCACACTTACTGGAATGAATGGCCCGGGTATTCCGAGGACGCAGAAGGCGTCTACAACGGTACGATTGACGACGACAACTACCTGGGTCTCGGTTATCGCGACTTCAACGATCCCTATCATGCGACCGGTTTCACCACCGGAAATGACTTTGAACCCACGTTTCGTCGGCGAGAAGCTCATTACACTTCATTTAAGACCAGCCTGCTGACCCAGTTGAATAAGACCAATCAGATCAAGGGCGGTCTTGAAGTGCGTCGTTACAAGGTCGATTGGGACCTCAAACAGTTCTACAACGAGTTCCCTTATGGTGAAAAGTATTCCAGCCGTCCGCTCTTGGCCTCGGCCTTCCTTCAGGATAAATTGGAGTACAAAGACTTTGTTATTAATGTAGGATTGCGTTTCGATTATCGTGACGCTGATATCGAGTACAATCTGGCTGCTCGCGGCACGACCGCCGAAGAGGAGGCTCACTATGTGAAGTCCGAGTCTGAGTCGCGCCTATCGCCGCGGCTGGGCGTCTCCTTCCCGATATCCGAAAAATCCGTGATGCACTTCAACTACGGCATCTACTTTCAGGAGCCACGCTACGTCTTTATGTATACCAATCTGCAGGGCGATGTCACCTCCGGACTGCCGTTGTTGGGTAATCCCGACCTGGAACCGGAGCAGACGATTTCCTACGAATTGGGCCTGGATCACCTGATCGGCGATGACTTGAAATTCGATGTGACCGCCTATTATAAGGACATCAAGGATCTCGTCACCACCCGCGCTTCGGTGCGCGATGCCGCCAACATTATAACATACTTCGACAATGGCGACTATGGTTCGGTCACCGGCTTTGATGTTGAAGTGGAGAAACTGCCTCTGGGTGGGTACTTCGGCGGATCGATATCCTATGGTTACATGCTGGCCACCGGCAACAGTTCTTTCGCCACCGAACCTTACTATACGTTTATAACCTCAAATGCTGATTCTCTGGCACCGGTGGGCGAGTACCCGCTCGACTTTGACCAGCGCCACACGGTCACAGCGGTTCTCAGTTATCGGGTACCGGCGGAGTGGGACGGCCATTTCTTCGGTATGCCCCTCCCGGGCGCATGGGGCATTACAACCGTTGGTCACTATGGCTCGGGACTGCCTTACACACCAACCGATCCGTTCGGCAATCGGTTCGGCGAGCGCAACGAAGGTCGTCTACCGGCCAACTACACAGTGGATATGCGCTTCAGCAAGGACTTCAATATCGGCGGCGCCAGCCAGGTTTTGAGCCTGTTTACAGAGGTCGACAATCTGTTTGACCGACGAAACGTGATAAACGTTTACACCCGTACCGGCCAGCCGGACAACGACGGACAGCTAGCCCAGATCAGTCTGGGCACGGCTGAAGTTCAGTCGTCGCTGTCACGGCTTGATCGGCTTTACGATCACGATCCCCAGAATTATTCCCCACCCCGCACTATTCGGTTCGGGCTGGAGTACAACTTTTAGAGCGGAGCCCAGAGCATGAAAACGACACACAAAACAACCGGGGTTGGTTGGGTGACACTACTGCTTCTGCTGGTTCCGGTTACCCTGGTGATGGCCCGTCCGGCCACCCAGGGAGGCTACCAGAACCCGAGTGATCCCCGCCCACCGTCGGCCCTTTCGCCCGGCGTCCACACGCTGGATCAGATCACTCATAACAAGGGCAACATTGTAACCACCATCGACAATTTCGGATATATCGGCGGTTACCAATACTATGGTTATCCTTCGGGCGAATGGCCGCGCAATTCCGGCCATGACTACATAGGTGAGATTCGTTATTGGATGGGTGCCGTGACTCCCGGCGGTGATACGCTGGTGGCCAACACCTACGATGATTTCGAAGCCACCCCCATGCCGGTCAACGGTGAAGACGAGTATTTGATCTATCTGTCAACCGACACCAGCCGCTACTGGAACTATGATCCCACCGACACAGTGGGACTCGGTGGCGGCAGCCCGGCTTTCGGTTGGCGCGTCTGGGACCCCTCCGGCGACGTCTTCGATTTCAACGAAATCTGGGATCCGCTGGCGGCTACTTATGATCCGGGCGGCCCAACTTCACTTCAGGAGTCGCACTATCGGTTCAACGATGCCGCCGAAGGAGCACCGCTATTGGGCCTGGAGCTGACTCAGACTATCATGCAGTGGAACTACTGCTACAACGAGGACTTCCTCTTCGTTGTCCTGGAGATCACCAATACTTCGGTAGTAGATTATTCGGAGTTTGCTTTCGGTCTGTATATCGATATCGACGTCGGTGGTCCCGACGGCACCGGTGAAAACGGACGCCTTAACGACATGGTTGCATACGATGTCGACGACAACCTGGCCTGGAACTATGATGTTGCCGGATATGACCCGGGTTGGAAAACCAAGACCGGCGTCATGGGCACCAAGATTCTGGAGATGCCGGACGGCCTCGGCATGACGGCCTTTCGCTCCGACGACTGGGCGATTGTTACCGGAATCGATGATCCGGGCATGTTTGAATTGATCAACAGTACGCAGTTCGATGAGTCACTACCGCCAACCGATCAATTCTATATTCAGTGTACGCGAGGTATCGACCTCACCGCCGGCAAAACTGTGCGTTGCGTTTTCGCGCTGGTGGCCGGTAAAGACGAAGCTGACTTCCGTAACAATGCCTCCCTGGCTCAGAATCTGTATGATAACAACTTTATCGGCCCTCAGCCACCGGCCACACCTACCTTGACGGCACGCGCCAGCGAGGGCCAGGTCTATCTGAACTGGGACGACACGGCAGAAGTCAGCATCGACCCGCTGAGCAGCGAAGTCGACTTTGTCGGATACAAACTGTACCGCAGTAACAACCAGGGCAGGTCCTGGGGCGCTGTGGATGACGAAAACGATAATAGCTGCCTCGATATCGACTATGACAGGATCGCCGAGTTTAGTGTCTCCTACCCAGGTGATCCAATCAACCATTCGTACATCGACACCGGTCTCTACAACGGCGTGGAATACTGGTATTGTCTGGTTGCCTATGATCGTGGAGATTTGGAAACAGGCGTGGATGTGCTGCAATCGGGCTTCGGCATCGCCGGTGAGGTGTCCAACGTTGTGGCGGCAACTCCAACAGCCGCCCCGGCCGGATTCTATGATGCCGCTTCATCCGTTAAACACACCTACGACGGAGCGGGATCACCTTCCCAGGGCAATGTTGTCCCGATCGTCTTTGACACCGACGACATTACCGGTTCTGAGTACCAGGTGGTGTTTGAAGACACGCCGGATAACGAAGCCACCGTCTGGCATCTGATAAACGTCACCAGCGGCGACACGCTGCTGTTCGATCAGGAAACGATGTCCGGCGACGAAGGTCTCTACGAAGTGGTCGAAGGGCTAAGAGTGGTTGTCACCGATGTCGATCGGGAACCGGCCAGCTTTGGCCAAACCGGTTTTTCAGGCGCTGACACCAGCTTCAATGTTTTTGAAATCCTGGGACCGCCGGTCGCCTGGTTGTATGACGACCCCAGCTACGTGTGGGGCAATGAGCCCTACCGTAACACTTACGAGCTGCGCTACACTGGAGATTCCACGCGCGCCACCTGGCTTTTGGACTGGTACTACGGCCAGGACATTCCGTACTGGGTACCCTTCGAGGTTTGGAACACGACCTCAGGCGAGCGCGTATCGATTTCAGTGCTGGATTGGGGTGGCACCGGCGTGTGGGACGCCAGCCAGTTAATGACTATTGTCGACTGGCCTTACAATGCCGCTTCCTCGGTAACCGACAGCGCCTTCCCTAATCATTACAGTTGGCTGTTCGACCTTGACGTGGATACCTACGATCCGGCCACCGGTGATGTGGTGACCATGGAAGGGGCGCCCATGAACGGTCCGGCCGACGTCTTCACGTTCAAGCCGGATGGAATCAGCGCCTCGGCCGCCAGTAACGAACTCAAAAACATCCGTGTCGTGCCCAACCCGTACTTTGGACGTTTCTCAGGCTATGTCGAGACGGCCAGCGAGGCTTCGGAGATCACTTTTAACCGAATCCCGGTGGGTTGCACGATCAGAATATACACGCTGGCCGGCGATTTGGTGGCGACACTGCATCACACCGATGGTGACGGTTCGGAAAGCTGGAACCTGCAGTCGGATAACGGC
This genomic interval carries:
- a CDS encoding response regulator — protein: MTQTDEKPVHVVVADDEEIVLSLVRDMLEDEGHLVQVASNGPDALKLVEETPVDLIITDIRMPHMNGIELAAKAREVRPDVVVIFITGYADLNSAKDAIKQGAFEYILKPFELKEIRQAVDKAVLKIRQLAADKDGGVQLERLSDLSQMLYTAGDRKSLTTLSLKFAMVHCRSTHGVALYWDSLGADCRRVSIVDDQTEETTLADQPLTACLSAIDPELLEAPFYVNDIHQHPLYLACPDPSLVEYLFPPCLEPTHRVVTVPLSRAGSHYGLLMIGLNQESDTLKETDLTFLSITASQLALSLENITLLEEAKDAYARLKELQDETIQLEKMATRGEMSAEIGHELNNFLGVVTGNLSLLDFHLKKQNYDELPRYLHAILDNIDKIKTFTGNLMDLTPIASKKEAIRFDQLLMEVVDYLKPQKRFAGVSLNIAALKDPILFEADATHIQQLLYNLFNNAADATIECARREINVGITIDRAHGMFAMTISDSGAGMEPALLEKAFAEKFTTKKDGHGFGLLVCKRIIENHGGKLSIESALSQGTSITTTFPLADICVDTPVSA
- a CDS encoding ABC transporter substrate-binding protein — protein: MNEWSKRVLVCAVILYLLAGSAVAQAGEDIHIGIITRDSLKSTLRTLQGARKVIKRTHPGATFHEFQVGDNVAGNLTIIDSLDQVSPKVILTVGSSATEFAKTNIENVPTVFSAVKYPVLSGYVKSMAKPGGSITGASLNVPVDLQFKYFKKIIPGLKDVGVLYTDNTAALIAHARVVADNAGITLVPMLVNDFKELPKALDSLAKITDGIWSVADPNLFDPRSTRYILMNTLRKGVPFMGFSRHVVESGALFALDFDYKAIGQQAGEIVKRILAGRNPGQIPVTQADFVWFHYNEKTAGHVGITIPDDLVAVAKEVYR
- a CDS encoding TonB-dependent receptor; amino-acid sequence: MFKITRAGGVALYKQLLSLFLLPLAVLLLFGATSLHASVSGKISGEVLDSQTGEPIVGATVRISGTSLVTRTDDDGEYFMINIPVGKCDLFVTSVGHETMTKKGVRVLVDLTTPVDFELAQQVIEIGGAVVVVASNPIIQLDQTESRITFTADRLKELPNIVTVQSVLTNYPGVVIGRDQNLHVRGGRDGQVSYYYDGFSIQDPFYSTSGIRIMPTALEELSLTSGGYTAEYGEALSGVVRAVTREGGPEFHGGIKLYEGATHPYDVTTGDWGDLTRTGNRSVAFNLSGPLMGFDPKRFNFFTAGEYLTDETSLPANGMDAYTWTAKISAQPTPHLRVKSNFTYHDQSGRLYNHRDVNGISYDFNLDGLPSMERNSYLLGLTSNYNFSESVIWSSTFNVFSTRTWRGPKDLIHTYWNEWPGYSEDAEGVYNGTIDDDNYLGLGYRDFNDPYHATGFTTGNDFEPTFRRREAHYTSFKTSLLTQLNKTNQIKGGLEVRRYKVDWDLKQFYNEFPYGEKYSSRPLLASAFLQDKLEYKDFVINVGLRFDYRDADIEYNLAARGTTAEEEAHYVKSESESRLSPRLGVSFPISEKSVMHFNYGIYFQEPRYVFMYTNLQGDVTSGLPLLGNPDLEPEQTISYELGLDHLIGDDLKFDVTAYYKDIKDLVTTRASVRDAANIITYFDNGDYGSVTGFDVEVEKLPLGGYFGGSISYGYMLATGNSSFATEPYYTFITSNADSLAPVGEYPLDFDQRHTVTAVLSYRVPAEWDGHFFGMPLPGAWGITTVGHYGSGLPYTPTDPFGNRFGERNEGRLPANYTVDMRFSKDFNIGGASQVLSLFTEVDNLFDRRNVINVYTRTGQPDNDGQLAQISLGTAEVQSSLSRLDRLYDHDPQNYSPPRTIRFGLEYNF
- a CDS encoding ATP-binding protein, which encodes MNLPSMISRCKLRTKFVAPISVILVCSIFVMSAYLIQRQEDGFRLGLEKNGETMVRILALQAESGVLFEDTQELDELLDKFSVFEDIRCATIYNLEGEILSQLGQWDVDSAIRLREISHPNDPDAAYCHDYYVEDATGKVYIEMNYPVMSRVEKLDRENLGITGGIDRSLTKTFVREHLGDIKLVLSLEAVNEAIAEARVAAIILTLLVVAITILFITFIVRFVTKPVQMLVDVTDQVARGDLSQRVSVNQSDELGQLANTFNKMIESLQQTRNEIEEYNRTLEEKIIQRTLELEDAQAQLIQSEKMSAIGQLAAGVAHELNNPLGGILGYAQFALEKMKKKKTADPDNKEMMSFIRYLTDIETQARRCKAIVQNLLRFSRSRRATEFEDVDINATIEDTVTFVEHQLHMNQIELSLELDSNLPIIQGSGGQLQQVFTNLIINAMHASKPQGVISIKSRFSPALGEFGGAVEVQIADQGSGIEPETIKKIFEPFFTTKEVGKGTGLGLSVSYGIIKDHGGEIKVDSVVSRGTKFTLILPVQKPASASDNSSETVPKQSDVQV
- a CDS encoding response regulator, with the translated sequence MRRYQNSLTYRFELRTMQDSAAKSILVVDDEEIIREFLLEVLGEDYQVSTACDGDEAIEKIKSTKYDLIITDLKMPRVSGEEVVKFAREQDPNYQVVVISGYSTLFSVSDSAKGGACAFLSKPFSISDLMNTVAECIAQ
- a CDS encoding response regulator; the protein is MARILIVDDSEVIRELLTEYLSEQGHQVDSAVDGQYGIEQALDGDFDIILCDLHMPRKNGYQVFTEVTAARPSSRFIMTDSLPDELARLAQEAGAYGCLTKPFDLEEVTRTVEEVLSKALSL